The following nucleotide sequence is from Rhodospirillales bacterium.
AGTTCGGCCATACAATCAAGCGCGTAACCGAGGCTGATGTTGAAGAAGGCCTAAGCGGTGTTGAGGACAAGCCGGAAAATCTTAAAACGCGACCACCGGTTGTGACCATTATGGGCCATGTCGACCATGGAAAGACCTCGCTGCTGGATGCAATGCGTCAAACCAATGTTGTTTCCGGTGAGGCTGGCGGGATTACCCAGCATATTGGTGCTTATCAGGTCCATATGGAGTCTGGTGAAAAGATTACATTCCTTGATACACCTGGACACGCGGCTTTTACAGAAATGCGCGCACGCGGCGCCAATGTTACGGATATTTGCGTGATTGTAGTTTCTGCCGAAGACAGCGTGATGCCGCAAACAATTGAAGCAATTAACCATGCCAAGGCGGCGAAGGTGCCGATTATTATTGCGGTGAATAAAATTGACCTGCCTGCGGCTGATCCGATGAAGGTGAAGACCGAATTGTTGCAGCATGAAGTGGTTGTCGAAGACCTGAGCGGGGATGTGCAATGTGTAGAGGTCTCTGCCAAGCAGAAAACCAATCTGGATAAGCTGGAAGAAGCGATCTTGCTGCAAGCTGAAGTGCTGGAACTTAAAGCCAACCCGAATCGCGAAGCACAGGGTGTAGTTATAGAATCCAAGCTGGAAAAAGGCCGTGGACCAGTTGTGACTGTGCTTGTGCAAAACGGAACACTGCATATTGGCGATGTCTTTGTTGCGGGTGCAGAATTTGGCAAAGTGCGGGCGTTGATCAATGATCAGGGTAAAAATGTTGACGAGGCCATTCCGGGACAGCCGGTTGAGGTTCTCGGTCTGAATGGTGTGCCTGATTCCGGTGATCTGGTAAGTGTAACGCCTGATGAAGGTAAAGCACGTGAAATCAGCGAGTATCGCCAGCGCAAGCGCCGTGAGATGCAAGCTGTTGCCGCTGTCAAAGGGCGTACAACGATTGATGATCTACTAGCTGCACGTGAAGCTGGTGAAAAAACCGCCCTGCCCGTCATTGTTAAGGGGGATGTGCATGGCTCTGTCGAAGCGATTTTGGGGTCCTTCGATAAAATGGTTGCAGAGAACGACGATATTGAGGTGCAGGCGCTGCATACCGGCGTTGGCGGGATTACCGAGAGCGATGTGAAGCTGGCGCGGGCATCTGGCGGAATGATTATCGGCTTTAACGTGCGGGCCAATGTGCAGGCGCGGGATCTAGCTCAGCGCGAGGGCGTGGATATTCGCTATTACAATGTGATTTACGATGTGATCGACGATGCCAAGGCGATCCTGTCAGGTATGCTGTCACCGTCACAACGCGAAGAATACATCGGCAATGCCACAATCCTGCAGGTGTTTAATGTCACCAAGGTCGGAAAAG
It contains:
- the infB gene encoding translation initiation factor IF-2, translated to MSETKNKDSDDQKKEGGKKTLSLGGTLSLKGGAPTPRPGIAPGTVAVEVRRKRTTAPTSAPQDNTPQSDAHLSDAEREARAKALEKALADGGKTKSSLPKRRTTIEDKKKEEAANKEQAEKSAREKELEELERIEAEESKKAADAQANAPTIPLNPDDPSTARRAKFGEDSTSENYRDKLKKAAPKAPSKTAEDRRGGRLTVTQALNRDFDRDRGMSMAAQRRAREKARMAAKGPKEPAQKVFREVVVPEVITVGELANRMTEPTGEVVKTLMKLGVMATVTQSIDADTAELVIGEFGHTIKRVTEADVEEGLSGVEDKPENLKTRPPVVTIMGHVDHGKTSLLDAMRQTNVVSGEAGGITQHIGAYQVHMESGEKITFLDTPGHAAFTEMRARGANVTDICVIVVSAEDSVMPQTIEAINHAKAAKVPIIIAVNKIDLPAADPMKVKTELLQHEVVVEDLSGDVQCVEVSAKQKTNLDKLEEAILLQAEVLELKANPNREAQGVVIESKLEKGRGPVVTVLVQNGTLHIGDVFVAGAEFGKVRALINDQGKNVDEAIPGQPVEVLGLNGVPDSGDLVSVTPDEGKAREISEYRQRKRREMQAVAAVKGRTTIDDLLAAREAGEKTALPVIVKGDVHGSVEAILGSFDKMVAENDDIEVQALHTGVGGITESDVKLARASGGMIIGFNVRANVQARDLAQREGVDIRYYNVIYDVIDDAKAILSGMLSPSQREEYIGNATILQVFNVTKVGKVAGCMVDMGIVKRGAGVRLLRDDVVIHEGKLKTLQRFKDEVKEVKEGTECGMAFENYDDIKAGDVIECFEIIEEARTVQ